A part of Octopus sinensis unplaced genomic scaffold, ASM634580v1 Contig19113, whole genome shotgun sequence genomic DNA contains:
- the LOC115232023 gene encoding zinc finger protein 22-like isoform X3: protein MSKELGKSEHYCEICGKSYSRSSELIKHVRIHTGEKPFHCDTCGKSFSQNSSLSRHKRIHTGERPYTCDICGKAFTENSHLSRHKRFHTGEKPYHCDICGKSFSQRSNLNTHASIHAKV from the exons ATGTCAAAAGAATTAGGGAAATCAGAACAttattgtgaaatctgtggtaaatcatattCTAGAAGTAGTGAGTTGATTAAGCACGTTCGtatccatacaggtgagaagccatttcactgtgatacctgtggtaaatcattctctcagaacagTAGCTTAAGtcggcacaaacgtattcatacaggtgagagaccatatacctgtgatatctgtggaaaggcATTCACTGAGAATAGTCACTTAAGCAGACACAAACGttttc atacaggagaaaaaccatatcactgtgatatctgtggtaaatcattctctcagagaaGTAACTtaaatacacatgcatctatCCATGCGAAAGTGTGA
- the LOC115232023 gene encoding zinc finger protein 436-like isoform X1: protein MSKELGKSEHYCEICGKSYSRSSELIKHVRIHTGEKPFHCDTCGKSFSQNSSLSRHKRIHTGERPYTCDICGKAFTENSHLSRHKRFHTGEKPFHCITCAKSFSVGSQLTTHKRIHTGEKPYHCDICGKSFSQRSNLNTHASIHAKV from the exons ATGTCAAAAGAATTAGGGAAATCAGAACAttattgtgaaatctgtggtaaatcatattCTAGAAGTAGTGAGTTGATTAAGCACGTTCGtatccatacaggtgagaagccatttcactgtgatacctgtggtaaatcattctctcagaacagTAGCTTAAGtcggcacaaacgtattcatacaggtgagagaccatatacctgtgatatctgtggaaaggcATTCACTGAGAATAGTCACTTAAGCAGACACAAACGttttcatacaggggaaaagccatttcactgtattacctgtgctaaatcattctctgtagGTAGTCAATTAacaacacacaaacgtattcatacag gagaaaaaccatatcactgtgatatctgtggtaaatcattctctcagagaaGTAACTtaaatacacatgcatctatCCATGCGAAAGTGTGA